One genomic window of Sphingomonas ginsengisoli An et al. 2013 includes the following:
- a CDS encoding dimethylarginine dimethylaminohydrolase family protein, whose product MALAFTRPPSPQLGECELTHMERAPISADLAAKQHRTYEELLANAGFDVVQLKPLAEHPDGVFVEDTAILLGDHAIITRPGTPSRRAEADDTAATLAKHFTVHRLRRGRLDGGDVLKVGKQLFVGLSSRTDSAGAIALANLAAPLGYEVIGVPHKRCLHLKTGASYAGRDDRGREVVLLNPDWIDPEPFSDHLVVPNHPLEPYGANVLRAGGALLVPADAPRTAQRLRTLGFETRPVDVGELQKAEAGLTCMSLIAE is encoded by the coding sequence ATGGCGCTGGCCTTTACCCGGCCGCCGAGCCCGCAGCTCGGCGAGTGCGAACTCACTCATATGGAGCGTGCGCCGATCAGCGCCGACCTCGCGGCCAAGCAGCACCGCACTTATGAGGAATTGCTCGCCAACGCCGGGTTCGACGTCGTCCAGCTGAAGCCTTTGGCCGAGCATCCCGACGGCGTCTTCGTCGAAGACACCGCCATCCTGCTCGGCGACCATGCAATCATCACCCGCCCGGGCACGCCCTCGCGCCGCGCCGAGGCCGACGACACGGCCGCGACCCTGGCCAAGCATTTCACCGTTCACCGCCTGCGCCGTGGTCGCCTCGACGGCGGCGACGTCCTCAAGGTCGGCAAGCAATTGTTTGTCGGCCTGTCGAGCCGGACCGACAGCGCCGGCGCGATCGCGCTCGCCAACCTCGCCGCGCCGCTCGGCTACGAAGTGATCGGCGTTCCGCACAAGCGCTGCCTGCACTTGAAGACCGGCGCGTCCTACGCCGGTCGCGATGACCGCGGCCGCGAGGTCGTCCTACTTAATCCCGACTGGATCGACCCCGAGCCGTTCAGCGACCATCTGGTCGTCCCCAACCACCCGCTCGAGCCCTATGGCGCCAATGTCCTGCGTGCTGGTGGCGCGTTGCTGGTTCCCGCCGACGCGCCCCGCACCGCCCAGCGGCTGCGCACGCTCGGGTTTGAGACGCGGCCGGTCGATGTGGGCGAATTGCAGAAGGCCGAAGCCGGCCTCACCTGCATGAGCCTGATCGCGGAGTAA
- the rpsI gene encoding 30S ribosomal protein S9 — MADKKSLSDLGELTSQPAPTPTPAPAEASAAPAADADTSTDEAPAAPVNVQPEAPLREQQLDKHGRAYATGRRKDAVARVWLKPGTGKIEVNGRDQTVYFARPTLRLVINQPFGITDRADQYDVVATVKGGGLSGQAGAVLHGIAQALSRYEPVLRTTVKRAGFLTRDPRVVERKKYGKAKARRSFQFSKR, encoded by the coding sequence ATGGCCGACAAGAAGTCCCTCTCCGACCTCGGCGAGCTGACCAGCCAGCCGGCTCCCACGCCGACCCCGGCGCCGGCCGAGGCCAGTGCGGCTCCGGCCGCCGACGCGGACACCTCGACCGACGAGGCGCCCGCCGCCCCGGTCAATGTCCAGCCCGAAGCCCCGCTGCGCGAGCAGCAGCTCGACAAGCATGGCCGCGCTTATGCGACCGGACGACGCAAGGACGCTGTTGCGCGCGTCTGGCTCAAGCCGGGCACCGGCAAGATCGAGGTCAACGGCCGCGATCAGACCGTCTACTTCGCCCGTCCGACCCTGCGCCTGGTGATCAACCAGCCGTTCGGGATCACCGATCGCGCCGACCAATACGACGTCGTCGCGACCGTCAAGGGCGGCGGTCTGTCGGGCCAGGCCGGCGCGGTGCTTCACGGCATCGCCCAGGCGCTGAGCCGCTACGAGCCGGTCCTCCGCACCACCGTCAAGCGGGCCGGTTTCCTGACCCGCGATCCGCGCGTCGTCGAGCGTAAGAAGTACGGCAAGGCCAAGGCTCGCCGCAGCTTCCAGTTCTCGAAGCGCTAG
- the rplM gene encoding 50S ribosomal protein L13 produces MKALLKTTKSAKPAEVERKWHIIDADGLVVGRVASIIANILRGKHKPSFTPHVDCGDHVVVINADKVRFTGRKAQQKIYYKHTGYAGGLKETRADKILEGRFPERVLEKAVERMIPRGPLGREQMRHLHLYNGTEHPHEGQAPATLDVASMNRKNKVGA; encoded by the coding sequence ATGAAGGCGCTGTTGAAGACCACCAAGTCGGCCAAGCCGGCGGAGGTCGAACGCAAGTGGCACATCATTGATGCCGACGGTCTGGTGGTCGGGCGTGTCGCGTCGATCATCGCCAACATCCTGCGCGGCAAGCACAAGCCGAGCTTCACCCCGCACGTCGACTGCGGCGATCATGTGGTCGTGATCAACGCCGACAAGGTCCGTTTCACGGGCCGCAAGGCGCAGCAGAAGATCTACTACAAGCACACCGGTTACGCCGGCGGCTTGAAGGAAACCCGCGCCGACAAGATCCTCGAGGGTCGCTTCCCCGAGCGCGTGCTCGAGAAGGCCGTCGAGCGGATGATCCCGCGCGGCCCGCTCGGCCGTGAGCAGATGCGGCACCTGCATCTCTACAACGGCACCGAGCATCCGCACGAGGGCCAGGCTCCGGCGACGCTCGACGTCGCTTCGATGAACCGCAAGAACAAGGTGGGCGCATAA
- a CDS encoding COX15/CtaA family protein produces MTATTLPLERPTASDLPTARPRALSTWLLTVAALIFVMVVVGGITRLTESGLSITEWKPISGTLPPLTQAQWEEAFRGYQQIPQYQQLNNGITLAEFKGIFFWEYVHRLLGRVIGLVIALPLLWFWVRKAIPRGYGGRLVAILLLIGLQGAIGWWMVASGLSERTEVSHVRLAVHLLTALLLFGAVVWTALDLRSPGSVRRRLPTLAIWSLAALSLQLMFGAFVAGLRAGYAFDTWPLMGDELYPSGAPWLEPLLRNFVDNPITVQFVHRWLAFGVLAFAVVLARQVKRLGSRREAVILHAVIGLQILLGIATLLTGVDHHIAATHQGVAVLLLGAFLLTGHRIAVLRDETQAGHDVRQPETIG; encoded by the coding sequence ATGACCGCCACGACCCTTCCGCTGGAGCGTCCCACCGCTTCGGACCTGCCCACCGCCCGACCGCGCGCACTATCGACCTGGCTGCTGACCGTCGCCGCGCTCATCTTCGTGATGGTGGTCGTCGGCGGGATCACCCGGCTGACCGAGAGCGGGCTGTCGATCACCGAGTGGAAGCCGATCAGCGGAACCCTCCCGCCCCTGACCCAGGCGCAATGGGAGGAGGCGTTCCGCGGCTACCAGCAGATCCCGCAATATCAGCAGCTCAACAACGGCATCACCCTCGCCGAGTTCAAGGGCATCTTCTTCTGGGAATATGTCCACCGCCTGCTCGGTCGCGTCATCGGACTGGTCATCGCGCTCCCCTTGCTGTGGTTCTGGGTCCGAAAAGCGATTCCGCGCGGCTACGGCGGGCGGCTCGTCGCCATCCTGCTCCTGATCGGGCTGCAGGGTGCGATCGGCTGGTGGATGGTGGCGAGCGGCCTCAGTGAGCGGACCGAAGTCAGCCATGTGCGGCTGGCGGTGCACCTGCTGACCGCACTGCTGCTGTTCGGCGCCGTGGTGTGGACCGCGCTCGACCTGCGCTCGCCAGGAAGTGTCCGGCGGCGGCTGCCGACGCTGGCGATCTGGTCGCTGGCGGCGTTGAGCCTCCAGTTGATGTTCGGGGCGTTCGTCGCGGGGCTGCGCGCCGGTTATGCCTTCGACACCTGGCCGCTGATGGGCGACGAGCTCTACCCGAGCGGCGCGCCATGGCTCGAGCCGCTGCTACGCAACTTCGTCGACAATCCGATCACCGTGCAATTCGTCCACCGCTGGCTGGCCTTCGGGGTGCTCGCTTTTGCTGTCGTGCTGGCGCGCCAGGTCAAGCGCCTCGGCAGCCGGCGCGAGGCGGTGATCCTGCACGCGGTGATCGGGCTGCAGATCCTGCTCGGCATCGCGACCCTGCTGACCGGGGTCGATCACCACATCGCCGCGACCCACCAGGGCGTGGCGGTGCTGTTGCTCGGCGCGTTCCTGTTGACCGGTCACCGGATCGCCGTGTTGCGCGACGAGACGCAAGCAGGCCATGACGTCAGGCAGCCTGAAACCATAGGGTAA
- a CDS encoding MerC domain-containing protein has protein sequence MTAHLHSTHRFDRLAIGLSGLCVVHCVATTVLVAFLSAAGGILGSELIHEVGLTLAMGIGAFALYRGILEHGFMMPSAVGGLGLGVMAGALSLPHDGSEAAATIVGVLLLALGHDLNRRGTVHPFGKRSTT, from the coding sequence GTGACGGCGCACCTCCACTCGACTCACCGGTTCGATCGGCTGGCCATCGGCCTGTCCGGGCTGTGCGTCGTGCATTGCGTCGCGACCACGGTGCTGGTGGCATTCCTGTCGGCGGCGGGCGGCATCCTCGGGTCAGAGCTGATTCACGAGGTCGGGCTGACGCTGGCGATGGGGATCGGCGCCTTCGCTCTCTACCGCGGCATCCTTGAGCATGGCTTCATGATGCCGAGCGCGGTCGGCGGGCTGGGTCTCGGCGTGATGGCCGGCGCGCTGTCGCTTCCGCACGACGGGTCGGAAGCGGCGGCGACGATCGTCGGAGTGCTGCTCCTGGCGCTCGGCCACGACCTCAACCGTCGCGGCACGGTGCATCCGTTCGGCAAGCGCTCCACCACTTAG
- a CDS encoding TMEM175 family protein, giving the protein MALSPAPADLQEPPRRDAHEGEGATRGTGRMEAFADGVFAIAFTLPIFNVIAPQFRDGGRFLGADLAAAWPQDIGYLLASVVIGLYWVHHHFSGAIYRTTGHWFLLATAVFLAMVGYIAFPSRVFAESLVHPAALPAASMFLVDMLALTSLSWLLKWNVGMARGNVDPRLRSDYVQRLNRRYWIKSACYVAAAVVVRFSWQAGLGLATLSLLHLIWPPETPRYRTEAPLIDGDDT; this is encoded by the coding sequence ATGGCCCTATCCCCCGCCCCAGCCGACCTCCAGGAACCGCCGCGGCGCGATGCGCACGAGGGCGAAGGCGCGACCCGTGGCACCGGGCGCATGGAAGCATTTGCCGACGGCGTCTTCGCGATCGCCTTCACCCTGCCGATCTTCAACGTGATCGCGCCGCAATTCCGTGACGGCGGCCGCTTCCTCGGCGCCGACCTCGCCGCCGCCTGGCCGCAGGATATCGGCTACCTCCTCGCCTCGGTGGTGATCGGGCTGTACTGGGTCCACCATCATTTTTCCGGAGCGATCTATCGCACCACCGGGCACTGGTTCCTGCTCGCCACCGCGGTCTTCCTCGCCATGGTCGGCTACATCGCCTTCCCCTCGCGAGTGTTCGCGGAAAGCCTGGTTCATCCCGCCGCCCTCCCCGCCGCGAGCATGTTCCTGGTCGACATGCTCGCGCTGACCTCATTGAGCTGGCTGCTCAAATGGAATGTCGGGATGGCGCGCGGCAACGTCGATCCTCGCCTGCGATCCGACTACGTCCAGCGACTCAACCGACGATATTGGATCAAGTCGGCCTGCTACGTCGCCGCGGCGGTGGTGGTGCGGTTCAGTTGGCAGGCCGGGCTGGGACTTGCGACGCTCAGCCTATTGCATCTGATCTGGCCGCCCGAGACCCCGCGCTACCGGACCGAGGCACCGCTGATCGACGGAGACGACACCTAA
- a CDS encoding Fur family transcriptional regulator, producing MSGHHHQSHEGERLVDAAKARLTETGEQWTGMREAVFEALASFERPASAYDIAEAVSTAQGRRVAANSVYRILDLFVGANLAMRVESANAYVANSHPGCLHDCIFLICDQCGQAKHIDDDRLTEGVRAAAEKSGFAPTKPVIEVRGTCESCS from the coding sequence ATGTCCGGCCATCATCATCAAAGCCACGAGGGCGAACGCCTGGTCGACGCGGCCAAGGCGCGCCTGACCGAAACCGGCGAGCAGTGGACCGGAATGCGCGAAGCGGTATTCGAGGCGCTGGCCTCCTTCGAGCGGCCGGCGAGCGCCTACGACATCGCCGAAGCGGTCTCGACCGCGCAAGGGCGACGGGTCGCCGCCAACAGCGTCTACCGGATCCTCGACCTGTTCGTGGGCGCCAACCTCGCGATGCGGGTCGAGAGCGCCAACGCTTATGTCGCCAACTCGCATCCCGGGTGCCTGCACGACTGCATCTTCCTGATCTGCGACCAGTGCGGACAAGCCAAGCATATCGACGACGACCGGCTGACCGAGGGTGTCCGGGCAGCGGCCGAAAAGAGTGGCTTCGCGCCTACCAAGCCCGTGATCGAGGTGCGCGGCACCTGCGAGAGCTGCAGCTAG
- the pnuC gene encoding nicotinamide riboside transporter PnuC, which yields MNLVEAIAAALGVVNVLLVVRRSIWNYPFGLATVAVYFFVFFQQRLYSDALLQLFFIAVQLYGWWAWQRAEQIEHGVAVGELSPSDRLRWAAAIVVAAGVWSSLMSSLTDAAAPFVDGPIAITSVAAQLLQSFRKVESWWLWILVDLTAIPLFFSRGLLITAGLYGIFLCLAVAGLLEWRRKATA from the coding sequence ATGAATTTGGTCGAGGCGATCGCCGCCGCGCTTGGCGTGGTCAATGTCCTGCTGGTCGTCCGGCGGTCGATCTGGAATTATCCGTTCGGGCTGGCGACCGTTGCGGTCTATTTCTTCGTCTTCTTTCAGCAGCGGCTCTACAGCGACGCGCTCCTCCAGCTCTTCTTCATCGCGGTGCAGCTCTATGGCTGGTGGGCGTGGCAGCGCGCCGAGCAGATCGAGCACGGCGTAGCGGTGGGTGAGCTCAGTCCGTCCGACCGCCTGCGCTGGGCGGCGGCGATCGTGGTCGCCGCCGGGGTCTGGAGCAGCCTGATGTCGTCGCTGACCGACGCCGCCGCGCCGTTCGTCGACGGCCCGATTGCGATCACCAGCGTCGCCGCGCAGCTGTTGCAGAGCTTCCGCAAGGTCGAGAGCTGGTGGCTGTGGATCCTGGTCGATCTAACCGCCATCCCGCTGTTCTTCTCGCGCGGGTTGCTGATCACCGCCGGGCTCTACGGCATCTTCCTCTGCCTGGCAGTCGCCGGGCTGCTCGAGTGGCGACGAAAGGCGACGGCGTGA
- a CDS encoding AAA family ATPase yields MKRGFLLGKFMPPHAAHVALIRSARQLVDRLTVLVCAQDGDPIPGPSRLEWMRQLFPECRIVYFDRPAPQEPADAPDFWEQWTTIVRDAHPEPIDYIFAGEAYGAELATRIQAFFVPLGGRILDADRAGLGGLSASAVRADWWGHWPWLPEPVKAHYSLTVCLHGVESVGKSTLADQLARHYETIEVPEYGRAHCEAHGTDCRESDLLLIGLAQQAEIEAARAWCNRLLIADTDALMTAAWSQMMIGYVPDQLVCHRQADLYLLLKPDIPFVDDGTRVYGEPRQRAKFDRITRDVLKLTRAPVVEISGEGEARFAAAVAAVDRLVAHRRQQADT; encoded by the coding sequence GTGAAGCGCGGATTCCTGCTCGGCAAGTTCATGCCGCCCCACGCCGCACACGTCGCGCTGATCCGCTCGGCGCGGCAGCTGGTCGATCGGCTGACCGTGCTGGTCTGCGCGCAGGACGGCGACCCAATCCCGGGCCCGTCGCGGCTGGAGTGGATGCGCCAACTCTTCCCCGAGTGCCGGATTGTCTATTTCGACCGCCCGGCGCCGCAGGAGCCCGCTGACGCGCCCGATTTCTGGGAGCAATGGACGACCATCGTCCGCGACGCCCATCCCGAGCCGATCGACTATATCTTCGCCGGCGAGGCCTATGGCGCCGAGCTTGCGACGCGAATCCAGGCGTTCTTCGTGCCGCTCGGCGGACGGATTCTCGATGCCGACCGGGCCGGCCTTGGCGGCCTTTCGGCGAGCGCGGTCCGCGCCGACTGGTGGGGACACTGGCCGTGGCTGCCGGAACCGGTCAAGGCGCATTACAGTCTCACCGTCTGCCTCCACGGCGTCGAGAGCGTCGGCAAGTCGACCCTCGCCGATCAGCTTGCCCGCCATTACGAGACGATCGAGGTGCCCGAATATGGCCGCGCGCATTGCGAGGCGCATGGCACCGACTGCCGCGAGAGCGACCTGCTCCTGATCGGCCTTGCCCAGCAGGCCGAGATCGAGGCCGCGCGCGCCTGGTGTAACCGCCTGTTGATCGCCGACACCGACGCGCTGATGACCGCCGCCTGGTCGCAGATGATGATCGGCTACGTCCCCGACCAGCTTGTCTGCCACCGCCAGGCCGACCTCTACCTGCTGCTCAAGCCCGACATCCCCTTCGTCGACGATGGCACGCGCGTCTATGGCGAGCCTCGTCAGCGCGCCAAGTTCGACCGCATTACCCGCGACGTGCTCAAGCTGACCCGCGCTCCGGTGGTGGAGATCAGCGGCGAGGGCGAGGCGCGTTTCGCCGCGGCGGTCGCGGCGGTCGACCGGCTGGTGGCGCATCGCCGGCAGCAGGCGGACACCTGA